From a single Terriglobia bacterium genomic region:
- a CDS encoding GMC family oxidoreductase yields MSPTTPQYDVVILGAGVSGNLIAKELGRAGKKVLILEAGLAVPDSREEYMENFYLALAKTPESPYPALAGRQGSKFNPVGELPNPATLPTPRATVLSIGKAPDVSYLVQQEPFTELHKNDPNPQNPPADPKTGDVRGLQFSSTYERNGGGTSWHWLGTSLRELENDIRLETKYGHGRDWPLDYTELQELWGLAEKEIGVAASVAQQEPLEVVGLNYPPGYQYPMQAIPMSLVDQAVSSAVAGLQVPGTLPNTPGGSDPTLYDVFVSPTPQGRNSEPYDDRRVCAGNTNCIPICPIQAKWDPTVTLGKALDTGKVTVSYQSVAYNVAVEGKNATRVDYYQWSRDDKGNLTKVSKSVTGKLYVLACHAIENAKLLLLSNNQKGVANSSDQVGRNLMDHPLYLTWALAPQPIFGYRGPLATSGIESLRDGEFRKYRASFRMEIGNEGWNFSKGDPYTTTMDFIQGTNNSNVNPPPGGSGQPVRLGGLKLVQQLNNIFTRQFRIACMFDQSPLAENRVTLDVDKATGKPNNVDGLGLPRPKVEYGLDPYTMEGFRMASYVCSKVYERMGATEFTINGVGGAGDFTYQGVNYHYYGAGHVVGTHRMGVDPSSSVVDASQRSHDVQNMWIVGSGSFPTVCTANPTLTLMGLAFKSARSILAALGS; encoded by the coding sequence ATGAGCCCAACTACTCCGCAATATGACGTGGTCATCCTCGGCGCTGGCGTCTCCGGTAATCTCATCGCCAAGGAACTCGGCCGGGCCGGCAAGAAAGTGTTGATTCTTGAAGCCGGGCTGGCCGTTCCTGACAGCCGCGAGGAGTACATGGAGAATTTCTACCTCGCACTGGCTAAGACGCCCGAATCGCCGTACCCTGCGCTCGCCGGACGCCAAGGCTCGAAGTTCAATCCCGTCGGCGAGCTGCCCAATCCGGCAACTCTGCCCACGCCGCGCGCAACGGTGCTGTCCATCGGCAAGGCCCCCGATGTCAGCTATCTGGTGCAGCAGGAGCCGTTCACCGAGCTCCATAAGAACGATCCCAATCCGCAAAACCCGCCGGCAGACCCAAAAACCGGCGACGTGCGCGGTCTCCAGTTCTCAAGCACCTATGAACGCAACGGCGGCGGAACATCTTGGCATTGGCTCGGCACGTCGCTGCGCGAGTTGGAAAATGACATCCGCCTGGAGACGAAGTACGGCCACGGCCGCGACTGGCCGCTCGACTATACCGAGTTGCAGGAGCTGTGGGGGCTGGCGGAAAAAGAGATCGGCGTCGCTGCCAGCGTGGCTCAGCAGGAGCCGCTGGAAGTCGTCGGCCTGAATTATCCGCCGGGCTATCAGTACCCCATGCAGGCGATCCCAATGAGCCTGGTCGATCAGGCCGTCAGCAGCGCCGTGGCGGGTCTCCAGGTACCGGGCACGCTACCGAACACGCCCGGCGGCTCGGACCCGACGCTGTATGACGTCTTCGTCTCGCCGACACCGCAAGGCCGCAACTCCGAGCCGTACGACGATCGCCGCGTTTGCGCCGGCAACACCAACTGCATCCCCATCTGTCCCATTCAGGCGAAGTGGGATCCGACCGTCACACTCGGCAAGGCCCTCGACACCGGCAAGGTGACGGTGAGCTATCAGTCAGTGGCGTACAACGTCGCGGTCGAAGGCAAGAACGCAACGCGCGTTGACTACTACCAGTGGTCGCGCGATGACAAGGGCAACCTGACCAAGGTCTCCAAGTCTGTCACTGGAAAGCTTTACGTCTTGGCCTGCCACGCCATTGAAAACGCGAAGCTGCTTCTGCTGTCGAACAACCAAAAGGGCGTCGCTAACAGCAGTGACCAGGTGGGCCGCAATCTTATGGATCACCCGCTCTACCTGACCTGGGCCCTCGCTCCGCAACCGATCTTCGGCTATCGCGGCCCGCTAGCCACTTCGGGCATCGAATCGCTTCGCGACGGCGAGTTTCGCAAATACCGGGCGTCGTTTCGCATGGAAATCGGCAACGAGGGATGGAACTTCTCGAAGGGCGATCCCTACACGACGACGATGGACTTCATCCAGGGAACAAACAATTCGAACGTTAACCCTCCTCCGGGAGGGAGCGGCCAGCCGGTTCGCCTTGGGGGCCTGAAGCTGGTGCAGCAACTCAACAACATTTTTACTCGCCAGTTCCGCATCGCCTGCATGTTCGATCAATCGCCTCTCGCCGAGAACCGCGTCACGCTCGATGTCGACAAGGCGACCGGCAAGCCGAACAACGTTGACGGTCTTGGCCTCCCGCGGCCGAAGGTCGAGTATGGTTTAGACCCGTACACGATGGAAGGCTTCCGCATGGCCTCCTACGTCTGCTCAAAAGTCTACGAGCGGATGGGCGCGACGGAGTTCACCATAAACGGAGTGGGGGGCGCAGGCGACTTCACATATCAGGGCGTGAACTACCACTACTATGGCGCGGGCCACGTAGTGGGGACACACCGCATGGGCGTCGATCCGAGTTCCTCGGTCGTTGACGCGAGTCAGCGCTCGCATGATGTGCAGAACATGTGGATCGTCGGGAGCGGCAGTTTCCCGACCGTCTGCACTGCAAATCCCACGCTGACTCTGATGGGTCTGGCATTTAAATCGGCGCGAAGCATCCTTGCCGCTCTCGGTTCCTGA
- a CDS encoding multicopper oxidase domain-containing protein has product MPDFSIKIVPGSSGVAAFQPDLPGSKPGDPLNAPPSSIVSWSNHTNDTHQVALDDGSYTSNEILPSLTSKTDYVAPSQTGTLTYHCTKHKGEIGKIIIQAVVPMPPLALLFIVLWLSGWLAVPAHAQKTPGHGQGQGQGQKTPGAGQNAPPSTSQIPCLPPQQPLVRIPEIVSKDGRLRATLIAGTEQVRMPMRYPLTYVVDPSKQPPKTQASQPGDPQNFQACFPEWVRTFRSPNTTTPFPPPTKGLADPMLGPTLRARVGDFIELTFLNEIDPSKFGQSIDSGDRNACESTSAGYPGNDNFPNCFHGSTTANFHFHGTHTNPNSTGDNVFLQVLSSKRLTGNPAPPQPPNFDEFFTKCEAELSKGSHVEWPVTWDDLPKAYTDMQKELLQRFDQQPEIGNKLWPVNQASLDRKDWPQYYIGSFPYCFRLPKFPEVVPTPPAKGGAGMREMEAHQGIEALSVTEQGGPLKMGQSPGTHWYHAHKHGSTTIDVANGFAGAFIIEGQYDDEINEVYKAYAKEWTRTQPVLVIDQFGTSPNLKGGAGQDKGPDFSLNGRTNPIISMKPGEVQMWRILNASSRAGVLFLAPQGVNWKTLAIDGVQLYTDNYANSSNKGFILAGGNRIDLLVQAKPCTTPGGCTYPLQVHNTVDPSDLEPNPPNRGPFNIALATIKVAGTPVNMPFPDASPAKTFPPDLNDITDNEVRGTQVIDFGTIPQQFNNGPPPKSPAAVHSINGKQFSGEVGVAVLLNNVEEWTVTNNSTFISHPFHIHINPFQVTEVFAPNAPLADGKTPMYVVSTNSSAPLQPGQCLVNPDNPATWKPCRATVPATHRIWWDVFPIPSGVSAKKSDGTQITIKGYFKLRSRFVDYPGWYVIHCHILAHEDRGMMTVVEVAPLVSPYSHH; this is encoded by the coding sequence ATGCCTGATTTTTCCATCAAGATCGTCCCCGGCAGCAGTGGTGTAGCGGCGTTTCAGCCCGATCTGCCTGGCTCTAAACCAGGAGATCCGCTGAACGCTCCCCCCAGTTCGATCGTCTCCTGGAGCAACCATACCAATGACACGCACCAGGTTGCTTTAGACGATGGCAGCTACACCTCGAATGAAATTCTGCCTTCTCTCACGTCGAAGACCGACTACGTTGCACCGTCTCAGACTGGCACGCTCACATATCACTGCACCAAGCACAAAGGAGAGATTGGAAAGATCATCATTCAGGCCGTGGTTCCCATGCCGCCGCTTGCCCTTTTGTTCATTGTGCTCTGGCTGAGTGGATGGTTGGCCGTTCCGGCGCACGCACAAAAGACGCCGGGCCACGGCCAGGGACAAGGGCAGGGACAGAAGACGCCGGGAGCCGGACAAAATGCGCCCCCAAGCACCAGCCAGATTCCGTGTTTACCACCGCAGCAGCCACTGGTCAGGATTCCGGAGATCGTTTCCAAGGATGGCAGGCTACGGGCAACACTGATCGCGGGAACCGAGCAGGTCCGCATGCCGATGCGCTATCCGCTGACATACGTGGTTGATCCGAGCAAGCAGCCACCGAAGACACAGGCTTCCCAGCCCGGCGACCCGCAGAACTTCCAGGCCTGCTTCCCCGAATGGGTTCGTACCTTTCGAAGCCCGAACACCACCACGCCATTCCCGCCGCCTACGAAAGGCCTCGCCGATCCGATGCTCGGACCCACGTTGCGGGCGCGTGTCGGCGATTTCATTGAGCTGACCTTTCTGAACGAGATCGACCCGTCGAAGTTCGGCCAGTCGATCGACTCCGGCGATAGAAATGCTTGCGAAAGCACCTCAGCGGGATATCCTGGCAACGACAACTTTCCGAACTGCTTTCACGGCTCAACCACGGCGAATTTCCACTTCCATGGCACTCACACCAATCCCAACTCCACAGGAGACAATGTTTTTCTGCAGGTACTCTCCTCCAAGCGACTCACCGGCAATCCTGCGCCGCCCCAGCCGCCAAATTTCGATGAGTTTTTCACCAAGTGCGAGGCGGAGCTGTCCAAGGGATCGCATGTGGAATGGCCGGTGACCTGGGACGATCTCCCAAAAGCGTACACTGACATGCAAAAGGAACTTCTGCAGAGGTTCGACCAGCAACCGGAAATCGGCAACAAGCTCTGGCCTGTCAACCAGGCATCGCTCGATCGCAAGGATTGGCCGCAGTACTACATCGGCAGCTTTCCATACTGCTTCAGGCTGCCGAAGTTTCCCGAGGTGGTTCCTACGCCGCCGGCCAAGGGAGGCGCGGGTATGAGAGAAATGGAAGCGCACCAGGGGATCGAGGCCCTCTCCGTCACCGAACAAGGTGGACCACTGAAAATGGGGCAATCGCCGGGTACGCACTGGTATCATGCGCATAAGCACGGCTCCACCACCATCGACGTGGCCAACGGATTCGCCGGCGCGTTCATCATTGAAGGCCAGTACGACGACGAAATCAATGAAGTCTACAAGGCCTACGCAAAAGAATGGACGCGCACCCAGCCGGTGCTCGTCATCGACCAGTTTGGCACTTCGCCTAACCTCAAGGGCGGGGCAGGACAGGACAAGGGGCCGGACTTTTCTTTGAATGGCCGCACGAATCCGATCATCAGCATGAAGCCTGGCGAGGTGCAGATGTGGCGCATCCTTAATGCCTCAAGCCGCGCCGGTGTTCTCTTCCTCGCTCCGCAAGGAGTGAACTGGAAGACGCTAGCCATCGATGGCGTCCAACTCTACACTGACAACTACGCGAATAGCAGCAACAAAGGGTTCATCCTGGCCGGAGGCAACCGTATTGATCTGCTGGTGCAGGCCAAACCGTGCACAACGCCGGGCGGATGTACGTATCCTCTGCAGGTCCACAACACGGTTGATCCGAGCGATCTTGAGCCCAATCCGCCGAACCGTGGACCATTCAACATTGCCCTGGCGACGATCAAGGTGGCGGGCACGCCGGTCAACATGCCATTCCCTGACGCCTCGCCAGCCAAGACCTTTCCTCCCGACCTGAACGATATAACTGACAACGAAGTTAGGGGAACGCAGGTCATCGACTTCGGCACGATTCCGCAGCAGTTCAACAACGGACCTCCGCCCAAGTCGCCGGCAGCGGTCCACAGCATCAACGGTAAACAGTTCAGCGGTGAGGTTGGTGTGGCCGTGCTCTTAAATAATGTTGAAGAGTGGACGGTCACGAACAACTCAACCTTCATTTCGCATCCATTCCACATTCATATCAATCCATTCCAGGTCACGGAGGTCTTCGCCCCGAACGCGCCGCTGGCAGATGGAAAGACGCCGATGTACGTCGTTTCCACCAATAGCAGCGCTCCGCTTCAGCCGGGACAGTGCCTGGTGAATCCCGATAATCCTGCCACGTGGAAGCCTTGCCGCGCCACAGTGCCAGCCACGCACAGAATCTGGTGGGACGTCTTTCCAATTCCTTCGGGCGTTTCCGCAAAGAAGAGTGATGGCACGCAGATCACGATCAAGGGTTATTTCAAGCTGCGCAGCCGCTTTGTCGATTATCCGGGATGGTATGTCATTCACTGTCACATCCTGGCGCATGAAGATCGCGGGATGATGACCGTGGTGGAAGTGGCGCCGCTCGTGTCACCGTATTCGCATCACTGA
- a CDS encoding HAD family acid phosphatase, whose amino-acid sequence MTKAISLICIFAFTLFGQTNSSPGRCSASLEPENHAIVVDRLIRYHDSGEYDLEIRKVANNARDYLDVRAKHASKDEKLAAVFDIDETSLSNWDVMSGCGFCSYPSQVKLYPNAQGSAIIPVLELFSYAKKMGVTVFFVTGRQNAQREATIKSLTDVGYSGWADLVMQPDGNKKPAREFKSLDRQLIEDKGYHIVLNIGDQASDLAGCCEERVFKLPNPFYLIN is encoded by the coding sequence GTGACAAAAGCAATCAGCTTGATCTGCATTTTCGCGTTTACGCTCTTCGGGCAGACAAATTCAAGTCCTGGACGATGTTCAGCATCACTAGAGCCGGAAAATCACGCAATCGTTGTTGATCGGCTCATTCGTTATCACGACTCCGGAGAGTACGATCTGGAAATCAGGAAAGTTGCAAACAATGCCAGAGATTACCTTGACGTGCGGGCGAAGCATGCTTCAAAAGATGAAAAACTTGCAGCCGTATTCGATATCGATGAGACGTCCCTTTCGAACTGGGATGTTATGTCCGGCTGCGGGTTTTGTTCATATCCATCTCAAGTGAAGCTCTACCCTAATGCTCAGGGATCCGCAATCATTCCAGTTCTTGAACTCTTCAGCTATGCCAAAAAAATGGGTGTTACCGTGTTCTTTGTTACTGGGCGCCAAAATGCGCAGCGTGAAGCGACGATCAAAAGCCTGACTGATGTTGGTTACTCCGGTTGGGCCGACCTTGTCATGCAACCCGATGGCAACAAGAAACCTGCTCGCGAGTTCAAGTCACTTGACCGGCAGCTGATTGAGGACAAGGGATATCACATCGTTTTAAATATTGGCGATCAGGCCAGCGATTTGGCGGGTTGCTGTGAAGAACGCGTATTTAAACTGCCCAATCCCTTTTACTTGATTAATTGA
- a CDS encoding sorbitol dehydrogenase family protein, giving the protein MTRRTIPSPPPIPDSEIQDFADMSAALTGFQSSVLKPALDPLGLAREYYVFAVAQVGQAAMTSLLNAYRAIKTKPAQQIADTLLETSGSSPSAQAQLAQSIVAMWYLGSWYVPGVLGGGGFAPPPLQVISSVAYTNGLVWRVMQSHPMGYSAFTFGYWSQQPGSLSSFGVNTGNGGGQ; this is encoded by the coding sequence ATGACCCGTCGAACAATACCATCACCCCCACCGATCCCCGACTCCGAGATTCAGGACTTTGCCGACATGTCGGCGGCGCTGACCGGCTTCCAATCAAGCGTCCTCAAGCCGGCACTCGATCCGCTCGGCCTGGCGCGTGAGTATTACGTCTTCGCCGTCGCGCAAGTGGGTCAAGCGGCAATGACGTCGCTCCTCAACGCCTATCGCGCCATCAAGACGAAACCGGCACAGCAGATCGCCGATACGCTGCTTGAAACGAGCGGCTCCTCGCCATCGGCGCAGGCGCAACTCGCCCAAAGCATCGTCGCCATGTGGTATCTCGGCTCGTGGTATGTACCGGGCGTGTTGGGCGGAGGCGGATTCGCGCCACCGCCGCTGCAAGTCATCTCTTCGGTCGCCTACACCAATGGTTTAGTCTGGCGCGTCATGCAGTCGCACCCCATGGGGTACAGCGCTTTCACTTTTGGCTACTGGAGCCAGCAGCCCGGATCACTGTCCAGTTTCGGGGTGAACACCGGCAACGGTGGTGGACAATGA
- a CDS encoding Ig-like domain-containing protein gives MFRKLLLLVMLATGSTIIHAQTIVPMFGGNAQHTAIYTPAAQHLNSIHWSASIDLNNTGALAHYGAPLITPANTIVVPQKTGSSGGFQINVFNAVNGAAMYSLTTDYTQPSHNWILPYQPALAVNSVDTRLYYPGNGGTIYYIDNPDSVSHGAPVQQVFYTTLANYQANASAFNSTVFINTPITSDSSGNVFFGFRVQGTAPAPLSTTQSGFARIDPNGNATFVLAGNAAADATIGRDTHNSAPALSNDGTTVYVVVKGASSDTYGYLLGLDSTTLATKFKVFLKDPRNNNANNADIIDDSTASPMVGPDGDVYFGVLGNPFNGSRGFLLHFSSDLTVEHPAGGFGWDNTPAIVPASMVPSYTGTSSYLIFSKYNNYANAGGDSADGVNRIALLDPNATQVDAHASSNGMLIMREVLTVIGPTADVENRSTTLPLAVREWCINTAAVNPATNSIFTPSEDGRTYRWNLITNSLSEWVTLGPGVGEPYVPTVIGPDGTVFTLNGGTLWALGNLSGVGVAVSSSTPDVRSAVVGQSLTFTASITNTGGSGPTPTGTVTFSDTTYAVVNSTLQTTTVTLASNVPLDANGHATFTSSSLTADQHFITAQYSGDSNFIPGSSSLVQSIHAGASSTALASSPNPSGVGQSVTFTATVASVPPAAGTPTGQVTFSQGNTVLAQAPLNSSGQVSFSTSALGAGSDTITATYASDPLFATSSGSTLQTVQSSFTTTTTAVSSANPSVFSQSVTFTATVSSSGGVPSGTVTFKDGTTTLGTSTLDGAGHATFTTSTLAVASHSITAAYNGNSTFNPSTSSVLTQTVNKDGTTSAVTSSLNPSNHGQSVTFTATVIASSPGTAVPGGSVTFKDGTKTLSTKTLNSSGQATFSTSTLARGSHSITIVYGGSTSFLGSTSPVLTQTVN, from the coding sequence ATGTTTAGAAAACTCCTGCTGCTCGTAATGCTTGCCACAGGTTCCACCATCATTCACGCTCAGACCATCGTCCCCATGTTTGGCGGCAATGCCCAGCATACGGCCATCTACACTCCTGCGGCGCAGCACTTGAATTCCATTCACTGGTCTGCCTCGATCGACCTGAACAACACCGGGGCGCTGGCGCACTATGGCGCTCCGCTGATAACGCCGGCCAACACCATCGTCGTTCCGCAAAAGACGGGTTCCAGTGGCGGCTTCCAAATCAACGTCTTCAATGCCGTCAATGGGGCCGCGATGTACTCGCTAACCACGGACTACACCCAGCCTTCGCACAACTGGATTCTTCCTTATCAGCCGGCGCTGGCCGTCAACTCCGTGGACACGCGGCTCTACTACCCCGGGAACGGCGGGACAATCTACTACATTGATAATCCCGATTCAGTCAGCCACGGCGCTCCGGTGCAGCAGGTCTTCTATACGACTCTGGCGAACTACCAGGCGAACGCCTCGGCCTTCAACTCCACCGTGTTCATCAACACGCCCATCACAAGCGACTCAAGCGGCAACGTGTTTTTCGGTTTCCGCGTGCAGGGCACCGCGCCCGCGCCGCTCAGCACTACGCAAAGCGGGTTTGCGCGCATCGATCCCAACGGCAACGCCACATTTGTTCTTGCCGGAAACGCGGCCGCTGACGCAACCATCGGGCGCGACACCCACAACTCCGCTCCCGCGCTCAGCAACGACGGCACTACCGTCTATGTAGTAGTGAAAGGCGCAAGCAGTGACACCTATGGCTACCTTCTGGGGCTTGACAGCACTACGCTGGCCACCAAGTTCAAGGTCTTCCTGAAAGATCCACGCAACAACAACGCCAATAACGCTGACATCATCGACGACAGCACGGCTTCACCCATGGTCGGCCCGGACGGAGACGTCTATTTTGGCGTTCTCGGCAATCCCTTCAACGGCTCGCGCGGCTTCTTGCTTCACTTCAGCTCCGATCTAACTGTGGAGCATCCGGCAGGCGGCTTTGGCTGGGACAACACTCCCGCTATCGTGCCCGCGAGCATGGTGCCTTCTTATACCGGGACTTCGAGCTACCTGATCTTCAGCAAGTACAACAACTACGCCAATGCCGGAGGCGACAGCGCTGACGGCGTGAACCGCATCGCCCTGCTCGACCCCAACGCAACCCAGGTGGATGCGCATGCCTCATCCAACGGCATGTTGATCATGCGCGAAGTGCTGACCGTGATCGGCCCGACGGCAGACGTGGAGAACCGTTCGACCACGCTTCCCCTAGCCGTGCGTGAGTGGTGCATCAACACCGCCGCAGTCAATCCTGCTACCAACAGCATCTTCACGCCCAGTGAAGACGGACGCACCTATCGCTGGAACCTGATCACCAATTCTTTGTCGGAATGGGTGACGCTGGGGCCGGGAGTGGGCGAGCCTTATGTGCCCACGGTGATCGGCCCGGACGGCACAGTCTTTACCCTTAACGGCGGCACGCTATGGGCGCTGGGAAATCTGAGCGGTGTGGGCGTGGCCGTGAGCTCTTCCACTCCTGACGTGCGCTCCGCCGTGGTGGGACAGTCGCTTACCTTCACTGCATCGATCACCAACACCGGCGGCTCCGGCCCGACTCCAACTGGAACGGTGACTTTTAGTGACACAACCTACGCCGTAGTGAATTCCACGCTGCAAACGACCACTGTCACGCTGGCTTCCAATGTGCCGCTGGACGCCAACGGCCATGCGACGTTCACCAGTTCGTCGCTCACGGCTGATCAGCATTTCATCACTGCGCAGTACAGCGGCGATTCCAACTTTATACCCGGCAGTTCTTCTCTGGTGCAGTCGATTCACGCAGGCGCGTCGTCCACGGCTCTGGCTTCATCGCCGAATCCGTCCGGTGTGGGCCAGTCCGTTACTTTCACCGCCACTGTTGCTTCTGTGCCCCCGGCCGCCGGCACTCCCACGGGCCAAGTGACTTTTTCACAGGGCAACACCGTGCTTGCGCAAGCGCCATTGAACTCCAGCGGACAGGTCTCATTCAGCACCTCGGCGCTCGGCGCAGGCAGTGACACCATCACTGCGACCTACGCTTCCGATCCGTTATTCGCGACGAGCAGCGGCAGCACCCTGCAAACTGTTCAGAGCTCCTTCACTACCACTACGACTGCAGTTTCATCGGCCAATCCTTCTGTTTTCAGCCAGTCGGTGACCTTCACTGCCACTGTTAGTTCCAGCGGAGGCGTGCCTTCCGGCACAGTCACGTTTAAAGATGGCACCACGACGCTGGGGACTTCCACGCTTGATGGCGCAGGCCACGCAACCTTCACCACCTCGACCCTCGCCGTCGCTTCGCATTCCATTACCGCTGCGTACAACGGCAACTCTACTTTTAATCCGAGCACATCTTCTGTCCTGACTCAGACCGTAAATAAGGATGGGACCACCAGCGCGGTGACTTCATCGCTCAACCCGTCGAACCACGGCCAGAGCGTCACTTTCACCGCGACTGTAATAGCCAGTTCTCCGGGAACGGCTGTGCCTGGAGGGAGCGTCACGTTTAAAGATGGAACCAAGACACTTAGCACCAAAACTTTGAACTCTTCCGGCCAGGCCACGTTCTCGACTTCCACCCTGGCTCGGGGTAGTCATTCGATAACCATTGTCTATGGAGGCAGTACCAGCTTTCTGGGCAGCACTTCACCGGTGCTTACGCAGACGGTGAATTAG
- the cdd gene encoding cytidine deaminase has translation MSTGQLPPVTHGAIAAPVVAQFLRSSGMSIEQLMLALVPLAQKYAIPPISNFFVGAVALGASGSIYFGANYEFVGQALSFTVHGEQAATAHAISCGETGMQMLAVSAAPCGYCRQFLYELTTASTLQILLPNTPSTPLTSLIPDAFGPGDLGVTAALMSPQSHGMTLAQPTGDPVVKAALAAANASYAPYTFSYAGVALKTSDGSIFTGPVAENAAFNPSMSPLEAAVVSLVISGGKAYGDIVDAVLVEAVGSKASQASATHDVLRAITSVPLRTYQAHAPHK, from the coding sequence ATGAGCACCGGACAACTGCCGCCGGTAACCCATGGCGCTATTGCCGCGCCGGTAGTCGCGCAGTTCCTTCGCTCGTCGGGCATGTCCATTGAACAATTAATGCTTGCGCTTGTCCCACTGGCCCAAAAGTACGCCATCCCGCCCATCTCAAACTTCTTCGTCGGAGCAGTAGCTCTTGGTGCAAGCGGCAGTATTTACTTTGGGGCGAATTATGAGTTCGTGGGCCAGGCGCTCAGTTTTACCGTCCATGGAGAGCAGGCTGCGACGGCCCATGCGATCTCCTGTGGCGAGACTGGAATGCAGATGCTCGCAGTTTCCGCCGCCCCGTGCGGTTATTGCCGGCAATTTCTGTATGAACTAACCACGGCTTCGACGCTGCAGATTCTTCTCCCGAATACGCCTTCGACTCCGCTGACATCGTTGATCCCGGACGCATTCGGACCGGGCGACCTGGGGGTTACCGCGGCGCTGATGTCGCCGCAGTCGCATGGCATGACGCTTGCTCAGCCAACCGGCGATCCCGTGGTAAAAGCCGCGCTGGCGGCAGCGAATGCCTCCTACGCGCCTTACACTTTCAGCTATGCCGGAGTTGCCCTGAAGACCAGCGATGGCAGCATTTTCACTGGCCCGGTCGCTGAGAACGCAGCATTCAATCCGAGTATGTCGCCACTGGAAGCGGCCGTCGTCAGTTTGGTGATTTCGGGCGGCAAGGCTTACGGCGATATTGTTGACGCGGTGCTGGTTGAAGCAGTGGGCTCCAAAGCCAGCCAAGCCTCCGCTACGCATGATGTTCTGCGCGCGATTACATCGGTTCCACTCCGTACATACCAGGCGCATGCGCCACACAAATAA
- a CDS encoding FAD-binding oxidoreductase yields the protein MTSKNDIDKLRSQLTGRLLQAGDPGYDQSLVIDNGRIDLRPGAVAMCANAQDVITSYKFAVEHEMPFTVRGGGHSAAGYCLNQGGLVIDLTNMKAKRFDAGRQVCWAETGNRWRDIYIYLQSSNTGFIPIGGGCPTVGIPGFMLGGGLSFVSRSYGLSVDNLVSIDLVTPDYQLRRISADSKSKEDRDLWWACRGGGGGNFGIAVAFELRVHKPLTKTMLVGQIRYPAEAAQEVYGFYNEWIETVPDKLAVYGYMGKVALPAHPDTLVNSIGLTPIFNGDTREGMDLIAPILKFPNIFISLYDMTLPDFEIFNGLLTNVGGKQAYIRSGFMPPKAFTPAAITTLTESMASAPSPNSFLVWTHMGGKIEQVKPDGTSFWHRKARFLWEVKSIWANDDQLGQNVQWGYALGEAMKPHDTGAYVNYIDPLLTNWKQEYYGGNYNELVRIKKQWDPNNRFTFQQAIGSPFEPTPGNFAPLFQTFIA from the coding sequence GTGACCTCTAAGAACGATATTGATAAGCTTCGCAGTCAGCTCACCGGTAGATTACTTCAAGCGGGCGATCCCGGTTACGACCAGTCACTAGTCATTGACAACGGCCGTATTGATCTTCGTCCCGGCGCCGTTGCAATGTGCGCGAACGCGCAGGACGTCATTACATCCTATAAATTTGCGGTCGAACATGAGATGCCTTTCACCGTACGCGGCGGCGGGCACAGTGCAGCCGGTTACTGCCTGAACCAGGGTGGGCTGGTCATTGATCTCACCAACATGAAGGCCAAGCGTTTCGACGCTGGTCGGCAGGTCTGTTGGGCGGAGACTGGGAACCGCTGGCGTGACATCTACATCTATTTGCAAAGCAGCAATACTGGATTTATTCCGATCGGGGGCGGTTGCCCCACGGTTGGCATTCCCGGTTTTATGCTCGGCGGCGGACTGAGCTTCGTTTCCCGCTCTTACGGCCTGAGCGTCGACAACCTGGTTTCCATTGACCTTGTTACCCCAGACTACCAATTGCGCAGAATCTCCGCCGATTCCAAATCGAAGGAAGACCGCGATCTCTGGTGGGCGTGCCGTGGCGGCGGCGGCGGAAACTTTGGGATCGCCGTGGCTTTTGAGCTGCGCGTGCACAAGCCTTTGACAAAGACAATGCTGGTGGGCCAAATCCGCTATCCGGCAGAGGCGGCGCAGGAAGTTTACGGCTTTTACAACGAGTGGATAGAGACCGTTCCCGACAAGTTGGCGGTGTACGGTTACATGGGAAAGGTGGCGCTTCCGGCGCATCCCGATACTCTCGTCAACTCAATTGGCCTTACGCCAATCTTCAACGGCGACACACGTGAGGGGATGGACCTGATCGCGCCGATCCTGAAATTTCCCAATATCTTCATCAGCCTTTACGACATGACGCTGCCCGACTTCGAGATATTCAACGGCTTATTGACCAACGTTGGGGGAAAACAAGCTTATATCCGCTCGGGTTTCATGCCTCCTAAAGCCTTCACGCCGGCAGCCATTACCACGTTGACTGAATCCATGGCGAGCGCTCCGTCACCCAACAGCTTTCTGGTGTGGACGCACATGGGAGGCAAGATCGAGCAGGTGAAACCGGATGGCACGTCATTCTGGCACCGCAAAGCCCGCTTCCTGTGGGAAGTAAAGTCTATCTGGGCGAACGACGACCAGTTAGGACAGAACGTTCAGTGGGGTTATGCGTTGGGCGAAGCAATGAAGCCGCATGACACCGGGGCCTACGTCAACTACATCGATCCGCTGCTCACCAACTGGAAGCAAGAGTATTACGGCGGCAACTACAACGAGTTGGTTCGGATCAAGAAGCAATGGGATCCCAACAATCGTTTTACCTTCCAGCAGGCGATCGGCTCGCCGTTCGAGCCCACGCCCGGTAATTTCGCTCCGCTATTTCAAACATTCATCGCTTAA